The following are encoded in a window of Chlorocebus sabaeus isolate Y175 chromosome 22, mChlSab1.0.hap1, whole genome shotgun sequence genomic DNA:
- the TMEM158 gene encoding transmembrane protein 158, with protein MLPLLAALLAAACPLPPARGGAADAPGLLGMPSNASVNASSAEEPITPRLLASAAPGPPERPGPEDAAAAAPCNISVQRQMLSSLLVRWGRPRGFQCDLLLFSTNAHGRAFFAAAFHRVGPPLLIEHLGLAAGGAQQDLRLCVGCGWVRGRRPGRLRPAAAPSAATTAGAPTALPAYPAAEPPGPLWLQGEPLHFCCLDFSLEELQGEPGWRLNRKPIESTLVACFMTLVIVVWSVAALIWPVPIIAGFLPNGMEQRRTTASATAATPAAVPAGTTAAAAAAAAAAAAAAVTSGVATK; from the coding sequence ATGCTGCCCCTGCTCGCCGCGCTGCTGGCCGCCGCCTGCCCGCTGCCGCCCGCCCGCGGCGGGGCCGCGGACGCGCCCGGCCTCCTCGGGATGCCCTCCAATGCTTCAGTCAACGCGTCCTCCGCGGAGGAGCCCATCACCCCGCGGCTGCTGGCCTCGGCAGCCCCCGGGCCCCCCGAGCGCCCGGGCCCGGAGgacgcggcggcggcggcgccgtGCAACATCAGCGTGCAGCGGCAGATGCTGAGCTCGCTGCTAGTGCGCTGGGGCCGCCCGCGGGGCTTCCAGTGCGACCTGCTGCTCTTCTCCACCAACGCGCACGGCCGCGCTTTCTTCGCCGCCGCCTTCCACCGCGTCGGGCCGCCGCTGCTCATCGAGCACCTGGGGCTGGCGGCTGGCGGCGCGCAGCAGGACCTGCGCCTCTGCGTGGGCTGCGGCTGGGTGCGCGGTCGCCGCCCCGGCCGCCTCCGGCCCGCCGCCGCCCCCAGCGCCGCCACCACCGCCGGGGCGCCCACCGCGCTGCCAGCCTACCCCGCGGCCGAGCCGCCCGGGCCGCTGTGGCTGCAGGGAGAGCCGCTGCATTTCTGCTGCCTAGACTTCAGCCTGGAGGAGCTGCAGGGCGAGCCGGGCTGGCGGCTGAACCGTAAGCCCATTGAGTCCACGCTGGTAGCCTGCTTCATGACCCTGGTCATCGTGGTGTGGAGCGTGGCCGCCCTCATCTGGCCGGTGCCCATCATCGCCGGCTTCCTGCCCAACGGTATGGAGCAGCGTCGGACCACCGCCAGCGCCACCGCAGCCACCCCCGCCGCAGTGCCCGCAGGGACcaccgcggccgccgccgccgccgccgctgccgccgccgccgcggccgTCACCTCCGGGGTGGCGACCAAGTGA